One window of Tachysurus vachellii isolate PV-2020 chromosome 21, HZAU_Pvac_v1, whole genome shotgun sequence genomic DNA carries:
- the gdf6b gene encoding growth/differentiation factor 6-B: protein MHVRTTLIFLLQYCACVYGLPTSPGSFSRTLATSGTKRFARASKDSVEPHEYMLSIYKTFSAAEKLGLNASLFRSSKAANTITSFVDNGQDDSPNSPLWTQQYLFDISSLSNKVELLGAELRIYTKLSGHFPTSDVGPMEIQLLSCQTHKLLYSKILDLQDSHKPRWEVLDVWEIFAERRLHAHRNFFCLELKASLDNPEREIDLRHLGFHRYGRPQQKKAILVVFTKSKKRQSLYYEKKGKIKLDPDQAGKEKIHRVKRQRKRRTALNNRHGKRQGRKSKSRCSKKPLHVNFKELGWDDWIIAPLDYEAYHCEGICDFPLRSHLEPTNHAIIQTLMNSMNPSNMPPSCCVPSKLSPISILYIDSGNNVVYKQYEDMVVESCGCR, encoded by the exons ATGCACGTCCGCACGACCCTGATCTTCCTCCTGCAGTACTGTGCGTGTGTTTACGGTCTCCCCACATCACCGGGCTCGTTTTCACGCACACTCGCCACATCTGGCACTAAGCGCTTCGCAAGAGCAAGCAAAGACTCCGTAGAGCCTCACGAGTACATGCTCTCCATCTATAAGACTTTTTCTGCTGCCGAGAAACTGGGACTGAACGCGAGTTTATTCCGTTCATCTAAAGCCGCAAACACGATAACGAGTTTTGTGGATAATGGACAAG ATGACTCTCCAAATTCTCCACTATGGACACAGCAGTATCTTTTTGATATCTCATCACTTTCTAATAAAGTTGAGCTGCTGGGTGCTGAACTAAGAATCTACACAAAACTCTCTGGACACTTCCCAACATCTGATGTGGGTCCAATGGAGATTCAGCTTCTTTCCTGCCAGACTCACAAACTTCTGTATTCCAAAATCTTAGACTTGCAAGACTCGCACAAACCACGATGGGAAGTCCTTGATGTGTGGGAAATTTTTGCAGAACGCCGtttacacgcacacagaaacTTCTTCTGTCTGGAGCTCAAGGCTTCTCTTGACAATCCTGAGAGGGAAATCGACTTACGGCATCTTGGATTTCACAGGTACGGGCGGCCACAACAGAAGAAAGCCATATTGGTGGTGTTCACGAAGTCAAAGAAAAGGCAAAGCTTGTACTATGAGAAAAAAGGGAAGATTAAACTGGACCCTGATCAGGCTGGAAAGGAAAAAATCCATCGTGTGAAACGGCAGCGGAAGCGGCGGACAGCATTAAATAACCGTCATGGCAAACGGCAAGGCAGAAAGTCCAAGTCTAGATGCAGCAAAAAACCATTGCATGTCAATTTCAAAGAATTGGGATGGGATGATTGGATTATCGCTCCTTTGGATTACGAGGCGTACCATTGTGAGGGTATCTGTGACTTCCCACTTAGGTCTCATTTAGAGCCAACTAATCATGCCATCATACAGACTTTAATGAACTCTATGAACCCCAGCAACATGCCACCTAGCTGCTGTGTGCCTTCCAAACTTAGCCCTATCAGCATCTTGTACATAGACTCTGGGAATAATGTAGTGTACAAGCAATACGAGGACATGGTGGTAGAGTCATGTGGATGCAGGtga